The DNA sequence TTAGGACTTTTTTTTGTTTAATCTTGTGGGAATTCTTGTTTATAATGAGATGAATTTGATTGAATAGTAGGTGTCTATGGGTTATTTTGATGCTTTGCTTGAGCGTTTTGAGGAAGATAAGGAATTAGAAAAGGCTTTTGGCAAACATATCCATTGGGGTTATTGGGAAAATCCTTCTTCGGCGGATGGTAGTTTAAAGGATTTTGCGATCGCATCTAACAATTTATCAAGGTTAGTAATTGATGTTGCGCAGGTGGATAATGGCTTTAGAATATTGGATGCGGGATGCGGTTTTGGAGGCACTATCAGCTTATTAAATGAGGGTTTTGATAATTTGTTGCTTCGGGGTGTAAATATTGATGGGGTGCAAGTAAAAAGGGCTTCTGAGGTAATTATCCCTCGGGGTGGTAATGATATTCAGTTTATAGAAGGGGATGCCTCGAATTTACCTAATTTTAATGATTTATTTGACGTTGCGATCGCCCTTGAATGTATATTTGCTTTTCCTAGTCGGGAAAAATTCTTTGAAGGAGTAAAGCAAAACCTCAAACAAGAAGGTAAATTAATTGTGGTAGATTTTATTATTAACCCTACAATTATTAAAATTTGGAGTTGGTTTGAAAAAAATATTTTAAGTCGTTTAATTACTGATACCTATGGTTCAAAAGCCACTAATGAAGTTGCATTTATTGATCTAAAAACTTACCAAGAAATTGCTCAAAAAACAGGTTTTAGGCTAGAAAAAGTAATTGATATTAACAAAAATGTACAACCAACCTATCCTGCTATTAACAGTATTATAA is a window from the Cyanobacterium stanieri LEGE 03274 genome containing:
- a CDS encoding SAM-dependent methyltransferase; protein product: MGYFDALLERFEEDKELEKAFGKHIHWGYWENPSSADGSLKDFAIASNNLSRLVIDVAQVDNGFRILDAGCGFGGTISLLNEGFDNLLLRGVNIDGVQVKRASEVIIPRGGNDIQFIEGDASNLPNFNDLFDVAIALECIFAFPSREKFFEGVKQNLKQEGKLIVVDFIINPTIIKIWSWFEKNILSRLITDTYGSKATNEVAFIDLKTYQEIAQKTGFRLEKVIDINKNVQPTYPAINSIIINNFNDFLTAKGLEYFSLLNLIQYQILIFQPIK